GTTCGACGATTAGACGGTGCTTTATCTGAAGATGATAACTTCAGCTCATACGGTGAGTCTCCTACATATGACGAAGATTCACCAACGCTACCTCCCAAGAAGAGATATCAGAACTTCTCAATGAGCGGATCTAAAGGGAATCTGGAGGTTCTAAGTTTGGAGATGTCGTCGATAGACATTGCGGTAGGTCAACGATACGATAGTAAAGACGATTTGGAGAGACGACTGAAACTTCTTACAGTGaggtataaatttgattttgatgtagAAACATCAACCCCGACATCATACGTTGTTAAGTGTTGGGTTGATGGATGTCTCTGGAGAGTTCGTGCTTCAACCCAAGGAGAATCCAAGGCGTTTTATGTTCGTATTTACGATTCGAAGCATACATGTTCCTGCACAGAGTGTTCTAATCGATCTCGACAAGCAACACCAGATATTTTAGGTATGTTGTACAAGAACTCTGTCGGCGACGTTGGTCTGGCCGTTCGCCCTACGAGCGTCGGAATAGCTATCACTAAGCATTTGGTATAAATGTAATTAATTTGTTGTGGCTAAGTTATTTTAACGACACGGCTGAGTAATATCAAATGTACAGGCTGACATAATCATACAATTCGGCTGGGTTACTATATATTTAGATGCGGCCGAGTTATAGTAAAATAGGGTTGAGTTATTCAGTACGTTATGGCTGTCTTAATTATTTGATGCGGCTGAGTAATGAGGATCGTTTTTTCATGTGAACAGATGGATTATTGGAAATCACACCGGTCGCTGAAATTTACAAGGGAAATCGATGAGGAAACACCTGAGTGTGGGTTTGAAAGCTTGCCTTCTTACTTATACATGATAAGAAGGGCAAATCCAAGTACAGTTACGCGTCTTCAAATCGATGAGCTTGGAAGTTTCATGTATGTGTTTCTTGCCTTTGGTGCGAACGTTAATGGGTTTCCTTTCATGCGCAAAGTTGTTGTAGTCGACGGTAAGTTTCTCAATGGTAAATATAAAGGGACGCTACACATAACACTAGCTCAGGACGGTAACTTCCAGATTTTTCCAATAGCCTTCGCAGTGGTTGACACAGAAAATGATGATTCGTGGCATTGGTTTTTTACGCAACTAAAACTTCTGATTCCTGACGACGAGGGTCTTGCGATAATCTCGGATATGCATAACTCGATAGGGAAAGCAATTAGAAATGTGTATCCGTTGGCTGCTCGAGGAATATGCACCTACCATTTATATAAGAACATATTGGGACGGTACAAAGGAAAAAAAGCATTccgtctggtgaagaaagcgGCGAAATGTTTTAGGATGTCTGACTTTACTGCGATTTTCGAGGAGATTGAAGCGATTCATCCTGCACTACACTGCTACCTCCAAAGAGCTGATGTCCGCCTGTGGACGCGAGTTCATTTCACGGGCGAGagttacaatttgatgactacaAACATAGCGGAATCAATGAACAGAGCATTGTCGCATGCTAGAGGTCTAAACATTGTTCGAATATTAGAATTGATACAGGTTATGATGACCAGATGG
This region of Brassica napus cultivar Da-Ae chromosome C5, Da-Ae, whole genome shotgun sequence genomic DNA includes:
- the LOC106417312 gene encoding uncharacterized protein LOC106417312; the protein is MDPVIIVSGNWIKKNKYVFNVDSRGCKVLHLDEKTTYEDFTKSVLDDYGLNDLKDHIQLSYMFSNKALKTMAHDTPPVYVSNTRQLQGFLSLKKIEQLRLCVEITENRAREKSKTFLSISSEAEAEALVVESRDENYSGSYGGCSLEKEQEDNENDCSNGALSEDDNFSSYGESPTYDEDSPTLPPKKRYQNFSMSGSKGNLEVLSLEMSSIDIAVGQRYDSKDDLERRLKLLTVRYKFDFDVETSTPTSYVVKCWVDGCLWRVRASTQGESKAFYVRIYDSKHTCSCTECSNRSRQATPDILGMLYKNSVGDVGLAVRPTSVGIAITKHLMDYWKSHRSLKFTREIDEETPECGFESLPSYLYMIRRANPSTVTRLQIDELGSFMYVFLAFGANVNGFPFMRKVVVVDGKFLNGKYKGTLHITLAQDGNFQIFPIAFAVVDTENDDSWHWFFTQLKLLIPDDEGLAIISDMHNSIGKAIRNVYPLAARGICTYHLYKNILGRYKGKKAFRLVKKAAKCFRMSDFTAIFEEIEAIHPALHCYLQRADVRLWTRVHFTGESYNLMTTNIAESMNRALSHARGLNIVRILELIQVMMTRWLAEQREDARSQPTTLTRGVEKLLHGRVTTARELTVQRIDDHHTEVKYGSSSESLNVVNLVERKCTCRRFEREKLLCVHAIAAAEYNNVCRISLCSPYYNSEYLVSAYAESIMPADSAQPVPEIMANQPCLPPYIRQQPGRPKKNRMKSALEVALQNKRPRKENKCSRCRQSGHNAKTCPM